In Synechococcus sp. PCC 6312, one genomic interval encodes:
- the ureA gene encoding urease subunit gamma encodes MQLTPQEKDKLLIFTAALVAERRRARGLKLNYPEAVAYISAAILEGARDGRTVADLMSYGATLLTREDVMEGVPDMIVEVQVEATFPDGTKLVTVHNPIAL; translated from the coding sequence ATGCAACTGACACCACAGGAAAAAGACAAGTTACTGATCTTCACCGCTGCCCTGGTGGCCGAACGTCGTCGGGCCCGCGGCCTGAAGTTAAATTATCCCGAAGCCGTTGCCTACATCAGTGCCGCAATTTTAGAAGGAGCCAGAGACGGCCGCACTGTCGCAGACTTAATGAGCTATGGGGCAACCCTCTTAACCCGCGAAGATGTGATGGAAGGTGTCCCAGACATGATTGTTGAAGTTCAAGTTGAAGCCACCTTTCCCGATGGGACAAAGTTAGTCACGGTTCACAATCCAATTGCCTTGTAA